Proteins encoded in a region of the Elaeis guineensis isolate ETL-2024a chromosome 7, EG11, whole genome shotgun sequence genome:
- the LOC105048142 gene encoding tRNA A64-2'-O-ribosylphosphate transferase, which yields MPGAGCFLVTGLYLGFSFLEPWPWRWRGNSLLHNAPRPHIASLRCGVSHFHRLKATCYFKATDGRTNNIFPQPPWSHLAAVRKKKVGFFWQFYSLHCLGNRGGCVMVDSTLSRKRFPDGLSKIMLIWTWGLTQTIKNSFKGCLRKAEDVVHW from the exons ATGCCAGGAGCAGGATGCTTCCTCGTAACGGGGCTCTACCTGGGCTTTTCTTTCTTGGAGCCATGGCCATGGCGTTGGAGGGGGAACTCCCTTCTCCACAACGCACCCCGCCCGCACATCGCCAGCCTTCGTTGCGGCGTCTCGCACTTTCACCGCCTCAAGGCCACCTGCTACTTTAAGGCCACCGACGGCCGAACCAACAACATCTTCCCACAGCCTCCATGGAGCCACCTCGCTG ctGTAAGAAAAAAGAAAGTGGGTTTCTTCTGGCAGTTTTACAGTTTGCATTGTCTAGGAAATCGAGGAGGGTGTGTTATGGTGGATTCGACTCTTAGCAGGAAACGTTTTCCGGATGGCTTATCGAAGATTATGCTGATATGGACGTGGGGGTTAACCCAAACAATCAAGAATTCTTTCAAAGGTTGTCTGAGGAAAGCTGAGGACGTGGTGCATTG GTAA